A genomic region of Stenotrophomonas sp. NA06056 contains the following coding sequences:
- a CDS encoding glutaredoxin family protein produces MLILFQRDDCHLCDMALAELAKARAPEFESVFLDDQPALEARYGARVPVLRDETGGRELDWPFDAASVQAWLAAG; encoded by the coding sequence GTGTTGATCCTGTTCCAGCGTGACGACTGCCATCTGTGTGATATGGCCCTGGCCGAACTGGCCAAGGCGCGGGCGCCCGAGTTTGAATCGGTGTTCCTCGATGACCAGCCAGCGTTGGAGGCGCGTTATGGGGCGCGGGTGCCGGTGCTGCGCGATGAGACGGGCGGGCGGGAGCTGGACTGGCCGTTCGATGCGGCCTCGGTGCAGGCCTGGCTGGCGGCCGGGTGA
- a CDS encoding YceI family protein, which translates to MNLKLTTPAAVAAALAGMLATAPVLAADYAQAPGAGSFLAFATKYDGEVFTGSFPGFATKLSFDPANPSAGSLDVVIPLAGAKSGNSDRDSTLKEADFFNVSKFATARYTAKGFRALGNDQFAADGTLELRGVSKPVTFTFTWKPGAQPVLTGKATVKRLDFGVGGGDWADTKTIPDETAISTIVKFDAK; encoded by the coding sequence ATGAACCTGAAACTGACCACCCCGGCCGCCGTGGCTGCCGCCCTCGCCGGCATGCTGGCCACCGCACCGGTACTCGCCGCCGACTACGCCCAGGCCCCTGGTGCCGGTTCGTTCCTGGCGTTTGCCACCAAATACGATGGTGAAGTGTTCACCGGCAGCTTCCCGGGCTTTGCCACCAAGCTCAGCTTCGATCCGGCCAACCCGTCCGCAGGTTCGCTGGACGTGGTGATTCCGCTGGCCGGCGCCAAGAGCGGCAACAGCGACCGCGACTCCACCCTGAAGGAGGCGGACTTCTTCAACGTCAGCAAGTTCGCTACCGCGCGCTACACCGCAAAGGGCTTCCGTGCGCTGGGCAACGACCAGTTCGCCGCCGACGGCACGCTGGAACTGCGTGGCGTGAGCAAGCCGGTCACCTTCACCTTCACCTGGAAGCCCGGCGCACAGCCGGTGCTGACCGGCAAGGCCACGGTCAAGCGTCTGGACTTCGGTGTTGGCGGCGGCGACTGGGCCGATACCAAGACCATTCCGGACGAAACCGCGATCAGCACCATCGTGAAGTTCGACGCGAAATAA
- a CDS encoding cytochrome b: protein MTAKNTPAAWGSVSQTLHWLIALLILALGIVGLTMGELPKTPKYFWVYTAHKSIGITVLALVVLRLGWRLYAGAPKPVPGVPGWQERIASATHVLLYVLMFAIPLSGWIYDSASGLRPFRWFGLVDVPKLSGPDPQVVAVSHALHEYGFWLLIAVVLAHAGAAFYHHLFQRDATLSRMLPRGWLASPQKD, encoded by the coding sequence ATGACCGCCAAGAACACGCCCGCCGCCTGGGGGAGTGTCAGCCAGACCCTGCACTGGCTGATCGCATTGCTGATCCTCGCCTTGGGCATCGTCGGCCTGACCATGGGCGAACTGCCCAAGACGCCCAAGTATTTCTGGGTCTATACCGCGCACAAGTCGATCGGGATCACCGTGCTGGCACTGGTGGTGCTGCGCCTGGGCTGGCGTCTGTACGCCGGTGCCCCCAAACCGGTACCGGGCGTACCGGGCTGGCAGGAGCGCATCGCCAGCGCCACCCATGTGCTGCTGTATGTGCTGATGTTCGCCATTCCGTTGTCGGGCTGGATATACGACTCGGCCAGCGGCCTGCGCCCGTTCCGCTGGTTCGGCCTGGTCGACGTGCCCAAGCTGAGCGGACCGGACCCGCAGGTCGTGGCGGTTTCCCATGCCCTGCACGAATACGGCTTCTGGCTGTTGATCGCGGTGGTGCTGGCCCATGCCGGCGCCGCCTTCTACCACCACCTGTTCCAGCGCGATGCCACCCTGTCCCGGATGTTGCCGCGTGGCTGGCTCGCCTCTCCCCAGAAGGACTGA
- a CDS encoding YceI family protein — protein sequence MRLCLALLPMLLAVAPAWAGNDAYRIDPVHTRVLFAIDHAGYSQALGTISGSQGQLYFDSDNWREATLDVEIPVARLDLGDAKWNQATLARSLLDGDRFPTARFVSRQVEPVDARHARVLGTLTLRGVSQEVTLDVTLNQIKRYPLPPFRRTAGFSATTSLSRRAFGITAWPGVIGDAVQVRIEAEATLDRSDSPGTPAPQPHSDSQTATKDPS from the coding sequence ATGCGCCTCTGCCTGGCCCTGCTGCCGATGCTGCTTGCCGTCGCCCCCGCCTGGGCAGGCAACGATGCCTACCGCATCGATCCGGTGCACACCCGGGTGCTGTTCGCGATCGACCACGCCGGCTACTCGCAGGCGCTGGGTACGATCTCCGGCAGCCAGGGGCAACTGTACTTCGATAGCGACAACTGGCGCGAAGCGACGCTGGACGTCGAGATTCCGGTAGCGCGATTGGACCTTGGCGATGCCAAGTGGAACCAGGCCACGCTGGCGCGCAGCCTGCTTGACGGCGACCGCTTCCCCACCGCCCGCTTCGTCTCCCGCCAGGTCGAACCGGTCGACGCCCGCCATGCGCGCGTACTGGGCACCCTGACCCTGCGCGGTGTCAGCCAGGAGGTCACGCTGGACGTGACGTTGAACCAGATCAAACGCTATCCACTGCCGCCGTTCCGGCGTACCGCAGGATTTTCCGCCACCACGTCACTGAGCCGGCGCGCCTTCGGCATCACTGCCTGGCCTGGCGTGATCGGTGATGCGGTGCAGGTGCGGATCGAGGCTGAAGCCACGCTCGACCGCAGCGATTCTCCGGGAACTCCCGCGCCCCAACCCCACTCCGACAGCCAGACGGCCACCAAGGACCCTTCATGA